A window from Drosophila subobscura isolate 14011-0131.10 chromosome O, UCBerk_Dsub_1.0, whole genome shotgun sequence encodes these proteins:
- the LOC117896413 gene encoding LOW QUALITY PROTEIN: uncharacterized protein LOC117896413 (The sequence of the model RefSeq protein was modified relative to this genomic sequence to represent the inferred CDS: inserted 1 base in 1 codon): MAIQPNQRKRKHEATNEEQQLDASEVAVPKKISKNSDSPKXKDKANKLNDTAEESTKEEVNEVETSDDVAAAEEEQQVQMAVGPPSPEKKKRKERHPKKVVPEGGGDTNHALDEAEISPDSGFEPEENTPNFPNDFKMMNFRTKLRSNSFITELRHFLFMCHTRPRIVAKYIEKRGKPLELAEAFDRIDKSNILHVDYLTEAMHRIVMEILSNQKGHIESAAHGCRYFLKAHGGVLENLLQSSRPSHRRNALKLLTAIVCVEPQLGRQVLNSYDILSNVSVMHQMLSHAKNDYQNEETVRKAYIHFILAFLVEGNSLLIRNILDRGQLIGVLAKGLVYDDHVTVCVVLNALRQYVLENPDIQKTKKVLVFDLECCKSLRRLYDWEGPNGLPALFGKKQSKGTPNEQEAESVSAAVHELLLLLLTSRKHGICFDAMTHYRQKQNKLQGKVLGSLYRPYNNPRKTELVIKTLTACPDLGRNTVRNFSCLMSPARVSMNDVPQVALFLAQIIDAVPPSSLSTAFNKMTLTDLGFWIKELCLPIEGLLHITGKNMLNNQDFKLRLAVLRLLLAMMKQYSNYVGAIAVREQSKKAGNSMRKFKFDLLNHLLVHFPTIESILYSLYLAIKQQNQPEVNVLECLSITLDLVLLMCKENRAFVNKTSKILDYLEVLRPLYETDFDAVDQPQELVKVELELKSIKTILLLFPMSLNPQEKLFGKVFRSFIKAYMLEDVAIKAEAGNILNRLFLNTGLFDSCSNEINIWLESLIGFDAETVENVVSILLTILCLDWRKIKLPELDAAATEAISSENLRKLFAQIKAGQTVQSYVEVLMLSKMMPLLLQGVDIEAPYDAYVEQVFVMLFHYHSQPEQVLQLYDGHLEKHHDYMKSWLSGSDSEEEKPKKLPAAIAQKWPLLKELRRVLTAEEPQGFQLTFKPEDEKNFELKLEEGQSMSLHFSLSNPRRNMIYVQDLLFVFIQSMSRQRLTKSQTEQTADYLIKFVQIASQVDAGTEEIQQEDDQQKPETHTHHLLHYIYNSRLGPLHPTQILSETSENRLNYIIFLRRLTEHCRSLPRFDSFTAKYRLQLVKALEIALDSAVEQPQQQPEEHQQLSECVALVDTFEVNASGCSQMLDLLTSKLQAKDYIANNKPNHYFELLLLLLNRLCQLKEPIDCRESLRRLLGYYGDFCELSEQQLEPLEAAILQFLVNFHHHLVECDSSFFACFFTSTRKISKSAIRLASLLLERQPRLSATFVELLPENLEQKELVYPLLDIALSKNYQLPQALLQRCYQTYKNGFMKSIEKPQKAALIYREHAEASAQLIAQCMPKSECLDYCQKQLKLDSVELFQIRVLREIYWQAFAAAKDGKQKGSVFVNYVNLNVQMLALDLKKQALEMGKLEQITWNCYEWWQNSQHSEDLQLNWSRLVNAPQWLNFCKSCLKLALHLGEDQQPQQDQTNALILKLLAFLCDRLYGDYTPEAAEGEDPTPALLYDMICTHSCCFDHLLGAASDTKTHLLQLMETLARKGPTALQASHVPVILGAYHAKLSAADRYALALLEHYERHDVGLEKFRPFIWGESAVAHYALRAADEDERAKLQQQETNVAQVLALIVRETSVYTMENFPIWRSLHASQQLPEVEFLNPSKKSQRFGDNPLEKLVEQGCHDFPQEVRRLCPKREEIYESCYDPAFLLPLMMHCFAPGSVVWARWPVQNGLLAVSFCALSSLDKDMRLAAASCQQRYRTHFELSKFYERPLWSQAYDNIQAGLNELRTSWLAQRGTHGGTPRVPLIPALFIAHSFNLSTEPTHLLYKRLMLYLRLKQSFNFQTIPDFNVFFYSHEPEHHQYRNFMVELLRCGIKSSADLFQLVSTNTFKVLLTFYTCELGTLETRLLLLSVLSTCAKIPGAVKIMLEHVGIYSWLVGVICHTEFHQFDVIEGIISILNNLWYAAAASRSELPNYDIIQSRVHSLVLQLLPRLSPRISVPSLARLLNVLWKTSSVDGNHCLMSAEELDVLLECVARHWPDQLPGIRYVKNFGGSAACPRSEYCDWLAKEQQLDVHAVLALSSLREYVSDWWQSHQPAEKTL; the protein is encoded by the exons ATGGCCATACAACCGAATCAGCGAAAGAGGAAACATGAAGCGACgaacgaggagcagcagctcgacgCCAGCGAGGTAGCGGTGCCGAAAAAGATTTCAAAGAATTCCGACTCGCCAA AGAAGGATAAGGCAAACAAACTAAACGACACTGCAGAAGAGTCTACCAAGGAAGAGGTAAATGAGGTAGAAACATCTGATGATGTAGCTGCTGCAGAAGAGGAGCAACAGGTGCAAATGGCTGTTGGCCCTCCATCAccagagaaaaagaaacgcaaGGAAAGGCACCCAAAGAAAGTGGTTCCAGAGGGAGGCGGTGACACTAACCATGCTCTGGATGAGGCAGAGATAAGCCCCGACTCTGGCTTTGAGCCGGAGGAGAATACACCAAATTTTCCCAATGACTTCAAAATGATGAATTTCCGCACAAAACTCCGAAGCAACAGCTTCATAACTG AACTGCGGCATTTCCTATTCATGTGCCACACGCGTCCCAGGATCGTGGCCAAGTACATTGAGAAGCGAGGCAAGCCCTTGGAGCTGGCCGAGGCCTTTGATCGCATCGACAAGAGTAACATTTTGCATGTGGACTACCTCACCGAAGCCATGCATCGCATCGTAATGGAAATACTCAGTAATCAGAAGGGTCACATCGAGTCTGCGGCCCATGGCTGTCGCTACTTCCTGAAAGCCCATGGCGGCGTGCTGGAGAACTTGCTGCAGTCGTCGCGGCCAAGCCATCGCCGCAACGCGCTCAAGCTGCTCACGGCGATTGTGTGCGTGGAGCCGCAGCTGGGACGCCAGGTTCTAAACTCCTATGACATCCTCTCGAATGTGAGCGTCATGCATCAGATGTTGTCACACGCCAAGAACGACTACCAGAACGAGGAGACTGTCCGCAAGGCGTACATTCACTTTATTTTGGCCTTTCTGGTCGAGGGCAATTCCTTGCTCATAAGGAACATTCTGGATCGGGGTCAGTTGATTGGAGTGCTGGCCAAAGGACTGGTCTATGACGACCATGTCACAGTGTGCGTGGTGCTGAATGCACTCAGGCAATATGTGCTGGAAAACCCCGACATACAAAAGACGAAAAAGGTGCTGGTCTTTGATCTGGAGTGCTGCAAGTCCCTGCGTCGCCTCTACGACTGGGAGGGCCCAAACGGCCTGCCAGCTCTCTTCGGCAAGAAGCAATCGAAGGGAACGCCCAACGAACAGGAAGCCGAATCGGTTTCCGCTGCTGTCCAcgagctgctcctgctcttgctcaCCTCCCGCAAGCATGGCATCTGCTTCGACGCCATGACCCACTACCGCCAGAAGCAGAACAAGCTGCAGGGCAAGGTGCTTGGCTCTCTCTACAGACCCTACAACAATCCTCGCAAAACGGAGCTGGTCATCAAGACACTGACAGCGTGTCCCGATCTAGGACGCAATACGGTGCGAAACTTCTCCTGCCTGATGAGCCCCGCAAGGGTGTCGATGAACGACGTACCCCAGGTGGCACTCTTTCTGGCCCAGATCATAGATGCAGTGCCACCCAGCTCCCTGTCGACCGCATTCAACAAGATGACGCTGACCGATCTCGGTTTTTGGATCAAGGAGCTGTGTCTGCCCATCGAGGGGCTACTCCACATTACCGGCAAGAATATGCTGAACAATCAGGACTTCAAGCTGCGTCTGGCCGTGCTGCGATTGCTACTCGCCATGATGAAGCAGTACAGCAACTATGTGGGTGCCATTGCCGTCAGGGAGCAGTCGAAGAAGGCAGGAAACTCGATgcgaaaattcaaatttgatcTGCTGAACCATCTGCTGGTGCACTTTCCCACCATCGAGTCGATCCTGTACTCCCTTTATCTGGCCATcaagcagcagaatcagcCGGAAGTGAATGTCCTGGAGTGCCTGTCCATCACCCTGGATCTGGTGCTGCTCATGTGCAAGGAGAATCGAGCATTTGTGAACAAAACAAGTAAAATTCTCGATTATCTGGAGGTTTTGCGGCCGCTGTACGAGACCGACTTCGATGCCGTGGATCAGCCCCAAGAGCTCGTTAaagtggaactggaactgaagtCAATCAAGACGATCTTGCTGCTCTTCCCGATGTCGCTGAATCCCCAGGAGAAGCTCTTTGGAAAGGTCTTTCGCTCGTTCATCAAGGCCTACATGCTGGAGGATGTGGCCATTAAGGCAGAGGCTGGCAACATCTTGAATCGCCTCTTCCTCAACACGGGACTGTTTGACTCCTGCAGCAATGAGATCAACATCTGGCTGGAGTCGCTCATTGGCTTCGATGCTGAGACTGTGGAGAACGTCGTGAGCATTCTGCTGACCATTCTGTGCCTCGACTGGCGCAAGATCAAGCTGCCGGAACTGGATGCGGCTGCAACCGAAGCCATTAGCAGCGAGAACTTACGCAAACTGTTTGCCCAAATCAAGGCCGGCCAGACAGTGCAGTCGTATGTGGAGGTCCTCATGCTCAGCAAgatgatgccgctgctgctgcagggcgtGGATATTGAGGCGCCGTACGATGCCTATGTGGAGCAGGTGTTTGTCATGCTCTTCCACTACCACAGCCAGCCGGagcaggtgctgcagctgtaCGATGGACACTTGGAGAAGCATCATGACTACATGAAGAGCTGGCTGtcaggcagcgacagcgaggaGGAGAAACCCAAGAAACTTCCTGCTGCCATTGCCCAGAAATGGCCGCTTCTGAAGGAACTCCGAAGGGTACTAACCGCCGAGGAACCGCAGGGCTTTCAGCTCACCTTCAAGCCAGAGGATGAGAAGAactttgagctgaaactggaGGAGGGACAGTCGATGTCGTTGCACTTCAGCCTGAGCAATCCGCGCCGCAACATGATCTATGTCCAAGATCTGCTGTTCGTCTTCATCCAGTCCATGTCCAGGCAGCGTCTGACCAAGTCCCAAACGGAGCAAACGGCCGATTATCTTATCAAATTCGTGCAAATCGCCAGCCAAGTGGATGCTGGCACGGAGGAGATACAACAGGAGGATGATCAGCAGAAGCCAGAGACCCACACTCATCATCTGCTCCACTACATCTACAACAGTCGTCTGGGACCGCTGCATCCCACCCAGATACTGAGCGAGACCAGCGAGAATCGATTGAACTACATCATCTTCCTGCGCCGCTTGACCGAGCATTGCCGCAGTCTGCCACGATTCGACAGCTTCACAGCCAAGTATCGCCTGCAGTTGGTCAAAGCCCTGGAGATTGCTTTGGACTCTGCCgtggagcagccgcagcagcagccggaggagcatcagcagctcaGCGAGTGTGTGGCACTGGTCGATACGTTCGAGGTGAATGCCAGCGGCTGCTCTCAGATGTTGGACTTGCTCACGTCCAAGCTGCAGGCCAAGGATTACATAGCCAACAACAAACCGAATCACTACTTcgagctgctgttgctgctgctgaaccgACTGTGCCAGCTAAAGGAGCCCATTGACTGCCGGGAGTCGCTCAGGAGATTACTGGGCTACTACGGCGATTTTTGTGAGCTTAGcgaacagcagctggagcccCTGGAGGCGGCTATTCTTCAGTTCCTGGTAAACTTCCATCACCATCTCGTTGAGTGCGACAGCAGCTTCTTCGCCTGCTTCTTCACTTCCACGCGAAAGATAAGCAAATCGGCCATAAGATTGGCCAGTCTGCTGCTCGAACGCCAGCCCAGACTCTCCGCGACGTTTGTGGAACTGCTGCCAGAGAACTTGGAGCAAAAGGAACTTGTCTACCCACTGCTGGACATTGCTCTATCGAAGAACTATCAACTGCCGCAGGCTCTGCTTCAGCGCTGCTACCAGACGTACAAGAACGGATTCATGAAGAGCATCGAGAAGCCGCAGAAGGCGGCCCTCATCTATCGGGAGCACGCGGAGGCCAGTGCCCAGCTCATTGCCCAATGCATGCCCAAGTCCGAGTGCCTCGATTACTGTCAGAAGCAGCTGAAGCTCGACTCTGTGGAGCTCTTCCAGATTCGTGTGCTGCGCGAGATCTACTGGCAGGCCTTCGCCGCAGCCAAGGATGGCAAGCAGAAGGGCAGCGTCTTTGTCAACTATGTGAACCTGAACGTCCAGATGCTGGCTCTAGATCTGAAGAAGCAGGCCCTGGAAATGGGCAAACTGGAGCAGATTACCTGGAACTGCTACGAGTGGTGGCAGAATAGCCAGCACAGCGAGGATCTACAGCTCAATTGGAGTCGCCTGGTGAATGCCCCGCAATGGCTCAACTTCTGCAAGAGTTGCTTGAAGTTGGCTCTGCATCTCGGGGAggaccagcagccgcagcaggatCAGACAAATGCACTCATCCTCAAGCTGTTGGCCTTCCTGTGCGATCGTCTCTATGGCGACTACACGCCggaagcggcagagggagaggatCCCACGCCAGCTCTGCTCTACGACATGATCTGCACACATTCCTGCTGCTTCGATCATCTTCTGGGTGCTGCCAGCGACACGAAGACACATCTCCTGCAGCTCATGGAGACGCTGGCGAGGAAGGGACCCACAGCATTGCAGGCGTCGCACGTTCCCGTGATCCTTGGAGCCTACCATGCCAAGCTCTCGGCCGCCGATCGCTACGCTTTGGCCCTGCTGGAGCATTACGAGCGTCATGACGTGGGCCTGGAGAAGTTCAGACCGTTCATATGGGGCGAGAGCGCGGTGGCGCATTATGCCCTGAGAGCCGCAGACGAGGATGAGCGGgcaaagctgcagcagcaggagacaaATGTGGCCCAGGTCCTGGCCCTGATTGTGCGCGAGACGAGCGTGTACACCATGGAGAATTTTCCCATCTGGAGGAGTCTgcatgccagccagcagctgcccgAAGTTGAGTTCCTGAATCCCTCGAAGAAGTCCCAAAGATTCGGCGACAATCCTCTGGAGAAATTGGTCGAGCAGGGCTGCCACGACTTCCCGCAGGAAGTGCGACGTCTCTGCCCCAAACGGGAGGAGATTTACGAGTCCTGCTACGACCCGGCCTTCCTGCTGCCCCTGATGATGCACTGTTTCGCTCCCGGCTCTGTGGTGTGGGCCCGCTGGCCCGTCCAGAACGGCCTGCTGGCAGTCAGCTTCTGTGCCCTCTCCTCGCTGGACAAGGACATGCGACTGGCTGCAGCCAGTTGCCAGCAACGCTATCGCACCCACTTCGAGCTCTCGAAGTTCTACGAGCGTCCGCTGTGGTCGCAGGCCTACGACAACATCCAGGCGGGACTGAACGAGCTGCGCACCTCGTGGCTCGCCCAGAGAGGCACGCATGGAGGCACACCGCGAGTGCCGCTGATACCGGCCCTCTTCATCGCCCACAGCTTCAACCTGAGCACGGAGCCGACGCATTTGCTCTATAAGCGCCTGATGCTGTACCTGAGACTGAAGCAGAGCTTCAATTTCCAGACCATACCCGACTTTAACGTGTTCTTCTACTCGCATGAGCCGGAGCACCATCAGTACCGCAACTTCATGGTGGAGCTGCTCCGGTGCGGCATCAAGAGCAGCGCCGATCTCTTCCAGTTGGTCTCAACGAACACGTTCAAGGTGCTGCTCACCTTCTACACGTGCGAACTGGGCACGCTGGAGACCAGACTGCTGCTCCTATCGGTGCTCTCCACCTGCGCGAAGATACCCGGCGCCGTCAAGATCATGCTGGAGCATGTGGGCATCTACTCGTGGCTCGTCGGCGTCATCTGTCACACGGAGTTCCATCAGTTCGATGTCATCGAgggcatcatcagcatcctGAACAATCTGTGGTATGCCGCGGCAGCCTCCCGCTCCGAGCTGCCCAACTATGACATCATTCAGTCACGTGTGCATTCGCTGGTcctgcaactgctgccacGGCTCTCGCCGCGCATCTCTGTGCCCAGCCTCGCGCGACTGCTGAACGTGCTCTGGAAAACGTCTTCGGTGGATGGCAACCATTGCCTGATGTCCGCGGAAGAGCTGGATGTGCTACTCGAATGTGTGGCCCGGCACTGGCCCGATCAGCTGCCCGGCATCCGCTATGTTAAAAACTTTGGTGGCTCCGCGGCGTGTCCGCGCTCGGAATACTGCGACTGgctggccaaggagcagcagctcgacgTGCATGCCGTTCTCGCCCTGTCCAGCCTGCGGGAATACGTCAGCGATTGGTGGCAGTCCCACCAACCGGCTGAGAAAACTTTGTAG
- the LOC117896610 gene encoding uncharacterized protein LOC117896610 produces MGCCLATSKSVDLPPVPPAAGKQRSTLPEFPVPTTSAPARGGGGPIGVTNAALEDD; encoded by the exons ATGGGTTGTTGTTTGG CCACAAGTAAATCTGTGGATTTACCTCCAGTTCCCCCGGCAGCGGGCAAGCAGCGTTCCACGCTGCCGGAGTTCCCTGTGCCCACCACATCTGCCCCagcaagaggaggaggaggacccATTGGCGTTACGAATGCAGCTCTGGAGGATGACTAG